One Phalacrocorax aristotelis chromosome 11, bGulAri2.1, whole genome shotgun sequence DNA segment encodes these proteins:
- the LOC142063034 gene encoding uncharacterized protein LOC142063034 isoform X1: MADRKAESLHSSIGLLGISAGSLLLAVHFYSLPRAAPLIPSTALGVLLLILSSLLAYAGIRRSLRNASLYLSLCLTISVFWCGYGVVFILGGQGVLNNTGDFRNALVPGLVTFTLALLIVAVVGFLCREVVLAMIASAVSLASAHEVAMHYSTAFGSSAVACNYMIVCLVGGYFALGRILYFLTKEKIALPGTDLAQKKTQEQIQSTSSSMNHFAVTGLTLNMLSASVFGCRLLGVTGKLFVGQVPWLWAAGIYQTGICILSYRAMDVLMATFFGFTSILKFAGGYCLLYPIWQPEEPSFPTPFLVVFAILFAVLALFLALKSPVDGLYLLFYVAYCIALACRPKGFFEGGPQGVDVAIFVASALMTLIHLYNVKATAKIPTGKGAVKALLARSSFVKLREGADLHAPYLGYSKYADAEVLGYACSVLASFAITMTGDPQAPLATVVIPWVVIAGGILKLLSGSVAFARGKTLESSAFILYAVMWIIWGLTRYGGLYGTTRSFHAAVGIIAFMLFNVFIVFCTLFLNLAWFFYSLTFLLIAVSFLLDAIHALPAGYDIAATLIFGLVSFYCFLSALFNSIFVGSCLPMGRPIVQLSGMGGGTTKCLHLPARKASSVKRIADILKNGGTCGIPTDTVYVLVAACNRPDAVEKAHHSKRQAQDRPMSLWISSLKQLEPAKHLFTPLLWDFMEAAWPSPISLVVPRGGWVDFLGMKDSAKYVGTPQSIAIRIPDCSVTTHLIDLVGPIVVTSANPTGEADTTHHNQVYAKLGDKVDAVLCDGPSPENIASTVVDCTKIDSGNIGFFRVGIIPKSQVLQILEQVQKKHRLVPKSGTNTTKGQEEYLNHGHAVHNGVGTAASEETAPEQSPDDACENHTRF; encoded by the exons ATGGCAGACAGAAAAGCTGAGTCACTGCATTCCTCCATAGGGCTCTTGGGCATTTCCGCAG GATCACTCTTACTGGCAGTGCATTTCTACAGCTTACCCAGAGCAGCGCCTCTGATCCCCAGCACGGCTTTGGGAGTCCTCCTGTTGATTTTATCGTCTCTCCTGGCGTATGCAG GAATTCGGAGAAGCCTAAGAAATGCCTCCCTATATTTGTCTCTCTGCCTGACCATCTCAGTGTTCTGGTGTGGCTATGGAGTGGTCTTCATCCTGGGAGGGCAAGGAGTTTTGAACAACACTGGTGATTTCCGCAATGCCTTGGTGCCTGGCCTGGTCACGTTCACTTTGGCACTACTCATTGTGGCAGTGGTGGGCTTCCTTTGCAGAGAGGTCGTCCTGGCTATGATCGCTTCTGCTGTCTCACTTGCCAGTGCCCACGAGGTTGCCATGCATTACAGCACAGCTTTCGGTTCCTCTGCTGTAGCTTGCAATTACATGATTGTCTGCTTGGTGGGTGGTTATTTTGCTTTGGGAAGGATTCTCTATTTCCTAACCAAAGAGAAAATTGCCCTCCCTGGCACAGATCTGGCCCAGAAAAAGACCCAGGAACAGATCCAatccaccagcagcagcatgaaCCATTTTGCAGTCACCGGTCTGACCCTGAACATGCTGTCTGCCAGTGTCTTTGGCTGTAGGCTCCTGGGCGTCACTGGCAAGCTCTTTGTCGGTCAGGTACCCTGGCTGTGGGCAGCCGGGATCTACCAGACTGGCATCTGCATTTTATCATACCGTGCGATGGATGTACTAATGGCTACGTTCTTTGGTTTCACTTCCATCCTGAAGTTTGCTGGAGGCTATTGCCTTCTGTACCCAATCTGGCAACCAGAGGAGCCATCTTTCCCTACTCCATTTCTGGTGGTTTTCGCAATTCTTTTTGCTGTCTTGGCTCTTTTTCTCGCTCTTAAAAGCCCAGTGGATGGCCTGTATTTGCTGTTTTATGTGGCCTACTGCATTGCATTAGCTTGCCGTCCCAAGGGATTTTTTGAAGGTGGACCCCAAGGCGTGGATGTGGCCATCTTTGTGGCCTCAGCCTTGATGACTCTAATTCACCTGTACAATGTGAAAGCAACTGCCAAGATCCCAACAGGGAAGGGTGCTGTCAAGGCCCTACTTGCGCGCAGCAGTTTTGTGAAGCTTCGCGAGGGGGCAGACCTTCACGCTCCCTACCTAGGGTATTCCAAGTATGCAGATGCAGAAGTACTTGGCTATGCATGCAGTGTCCTCGCTTCTTTTGCTATAACAATGACAGGGGACCCCCAGGCTCcactggccactgttgtaatTCCATGGGTAGTGATAGCTGGTGGGATCCTTAAGCTTCTAAGTGGCTCTGTGGCCTTTGCCCGGGGTAAAACCCTGGAGAGCAGCGCCTTCATTCTCTATGCTGTCATGTGGATCATCTGGGGCTTGACAAGATACGGTGGCCTCTATGGCACTACCAGAAGCTTCCACGCAGCAGTAGGCATCATTGCTTTCATGCTCTTCAATGTCTTCATTGTCTTCTGCACACTCTTCTTAAACCTTGCCTGGTTCTTTTACTCCCTCACTTTCTTGCTCATCGCTGTCAGCTTCTTGCTGGATGCCATCCATGCTCTTCCAGCTGGCTATGACATTGCTGCCACTCTCATCTTTGGTCTGGTCAGCTTTTACTGCTTCCTGTCTGCCCTTTTCAACAGCATCTTTGTGGGTTCCTGCTTACCGATGGGTAGGCCCATTGTGCAGCTTAGTGGCATGGGGGGAGGAACGACCAAGTGCCTTCACCTGCCTGCCAGGAAAGCTTCCTCAGTCAAGAGAATTGCAG ATATCCTTAAGAATGGAGGGACGTGCGGCATCCCCACAGATACTGTGTATGTGCTTGTGGCAGCCTGTAATCGGCCTGATGCTGTGGAGAAAGCTCACCA CTCCAAGCGCCAGGCTCAGGATCGCCCCATGTCACTCTGGATTTCTAGCCTAAAGCAACTGGAACCTGCAAAGCATTTGTTCACTCCCCTCCTCTGGGACTTCATGGAGGCTGCCTGGCCATCTCCTATTAGCTTGGTGGTTCCCAGAG GTGGATGGGTGGACTTCCTGGGAATGAAGGACTCTGCTAAATATGTCGGTACCCCTCAGAGCATTGCCATCCGCATCCCCGACTGCTCTGTCACCACACACCTCATCGACCTG GTTGGCCCCATTGTGGTCACGTCAGCAAACCCGACAGGAGAGGCAGACACAACACACCACAACCAAGTCTATGCCAAGCTGGGAGATAAG GTAGATGCAGTTCTCTGTGATGGGCCCTCTCCAGAGAACATTGCCTCCACCGTTGTGGACTGCACCAAAATCGACAGTGGAAACATAGGATTCTTCAGAGTCGGTATCATCCCCAAGTCTCAG GTGCTGCAGATACTGGAGCAGGTGCAGAAGAAACACAGATTGGTTCCTAAGAGCGGCACTAACACCACAAAAGGCCAGGAAGAATATCTGAATCATGGCCACGCTGTGCACAACGGCGTGGGCACGGCTGCCTCGGAAGAGACAGCGCCAGAGCAGTCCCCCGATGATGCCTGCGAGAATCACACTCGCTTCTGA
- the LOC142063034 gene encoding uncharacterized protein LOC142063034 isoform X2: MIASAVSLASAHEVAMHYSTAFGSSAVACNYMIVCLVGGYFALGRILYFLTKEKIALPGTDLAQKKTQEQIQSTSSSMNHFAVTGLTLNMLSASVFGCRLLGVTGKLFVGQVPWLWAAGIYQTGICILSYRAMDVLMATFFGFTSILKFAGGYCLLYPIWQPEEPSFPTPFLVVFAILFAVLALFLALKSPVDGLYLLFYVAYCIALACRPKGFFEGGPQGVDVAIFVASALMTLIHLYNVKATAKIPTGKGAVKALLARSSFVKLREGADLHAPYLGYSKYADAEVLGYACSVLASFAITMTGDPQAPLATVVIPWVVIAGGILKLLSGSVAFARGKTLESSAFILYAVMWIIWGLTRYGGLYGTTRSFHAAVGIIAFMLFNVFIVFCTLFLNLAWFFYSLTFLLIAVSFLLDAIHALPAGYDIAATLIFGLVSFYCFLSALFNSIFVGSCLPMGRPIVQLSGMGGGTTKCLHLPARKASSVKRIADILKNGGTCGIPTDTVYVLVAACNRPDAVEKAHHSKRQAQDRPMSLWISSLKQLEPAKHLFTPLLWDFMEAAWPSPISLVVPRGGWVDFLGMKDSAKYVGTPQSIAIRIPDCSVTTHLIDLVGPIVVTSANPTGEADTTHHNQVYAKLGDKVDAVLCDGPSPENIASTVVDCTKIDSGNIGFFRVGIIPKSQVLQILEQVQKKHRLVPKSGTNTTKGQEEYLNHGHAVHNGVGTAASEETAPEQSPDDACENHTRF; this comes from the exons ATGATCGCTTCTGCTGTCTCACTTGCCAGTGCCCACGAGGTTGCCATGCATTACAGCACAGCTTTCGGTTCCTCTGCTGTAGCTTGCAATTACATGATTGTCTGCTTGGTGGGTGGTTATTTTGCTTTGGGAAGGATTCTCTATTTCCTAACCAAAGAGAAAATTGCCCTCCCTGGCACAGATCTGGCCCAGAAAAAGACCCAGGAACAGATCCAatccaccagcagcagcatgaaCCATTTTGCAGTCACCGGTCTGACCCTGAACATGCTGTCTGCCAGTGTCTTTGGCTGTAGGCTCCTGGGCGTCACTGGCAAGCTCTTTGTCGGTCAGGTACCCTGGCTGTGGGCAGCCGGGATCTACCAGACTGGCATCTGCATTTTATCATACCGTGCGATGGATGTACTAATGGCTACGTTCTTTGGTTTCACTTCCATCCTGAAGTTTGCTGGAGGCTATTGCCTTCTGTACCCAATCTGGCAACCAGAGGAGCCATCTTTCCCTACTCCATTTCTGGTGGTTTTCGCAATTCTTTTTGCTGTCTTGGCTCTTTTTCTCGCTCTTAAAAGCCCAGTGGATGGCCTGTATTTGCTGTTTTATGTGGCCTACTGCATTGCATTAGCTTGCCGTCCCAAGGGATTTTTTGAAGGTGGACCCCAAGGCGTGGATGTGGCCATCTTTGTGGCCTCAGCCTTGATGACTCTAATTCACCTGTACAATGTGAAAGCAACTGCCAAGATCCCAACAGGGAAGGGTGCTGTCAAGGCCCTACTTGCGCGCAGCAGTTTTGTGAAGCTTCGCGAGGGGGCAGACCTTCACGCTCCCTACCTAGGGTATTCCAAGTATGCAGATGCAGAAGTACTTGGCTATGCATGCAGTGTCCTCGCTTCTTTTGCTATAACAATGACAGGGGACCCCCAGGCTCcactggccactgttgtaatTCCATGGGTAGTGATAGCTGGTGGGATCCTTAAGCTTCTAAGTGGCTCTGTGGCCTTTGCCCGGGGTAAAACCCTGGAGAGCAGCGCCTTCATTCTCTATGCTGTCATGTGGATCATCTGGGGCTTGACAAGATACGGTGGCCTCTATGGCACTACCAGAAGCTTCCACGCAGCAGTAGGCATCATTGCTTTCATGCTCTTCAATGTCTTCATTGTCTTCTGCACACTCTTCTTAAACCTTGCCTGGTTCTTTTACTCCCTCACTTTCTTGCTCATCGCTGTCAGCTTCTTGCTGGATGCCATCCATGCTCTTCCAGCTGGCTATGACATTGCTGCCACTCTCATCTTTGGTCTGGTCAGCTTTTACTGCTTCCTGTCTGCCCTTTTCAACAGCATCTTTGTGGGTTCCTGCTTACCGATGGGTAGGCCCATTGTGCAGCTTAGTGGCATGGGGGGAGGAACGACCAAGTGCCTTCACCTGCCTGCCAGGAAAGCTTCCTCAGTCAAGAGAATTGCAG ATATCCTTAAGAATGGAGGGACGTGCGGCATCCCCACAGATACTGTGTATGTGCTTGTGGCAGCCTGTAATCGGCCTGATGCTGTGGAGAAAGCTCACCA CTCCAAGCGCCAGGCTCAGGATCGCCCCATGTCACTCTGGATTTCTAGCCTAAAGCAACTGGAACCTGCAAAGCATTTGTTCACTCCCCTCCTCTGGGACTTCATGGAGGCTGCCTGGCCATCTCCTATTAGCTTGGTGGTTCCCAGAG GTGGATGGGTGGACTTCCTGGGAATGAAGGACTCTGCTAAATATGTCGGTACCCCTCAGAGCATTGCCATCCGCATCCCCGACTGCTCTGTCACCACACACCTCATCGACCTG GTTGGCCCCATTGTGGTCACGTCAGCAAACCCGACAGGAGAGGCAGACACAACACACCACAACCAAGTCTATGCCAAGCTGGGAGATAAG GTAGATGCAGTTCTCTGTGATGGGCCCTCTCCAGAGAACATTGCCTCCACCGTTGTGGACTGCACCAAAATCGACAGTGGAAACATAGGATTCTTCAGAGTCGGTATCATCCCCAAGTCTCAG GTGCTGCAGATACTGGAGCAGGTGCAGAAGAAACACAGATTGGTTCCTAAGAGCGGCACTAACACCACAAAAGGCCAGGAAGAATATCTGAATCATGGCCACGCTGTGCACAACGGCGTGGGCACGGCTGCCTCGGAAGAGACAGCGCCAGAGCAGTCCCCCGATGATGCCTGCGAGAATCACACTCGCTTCTGA